From a single Calothrix sp. NIES-2098 genomic region:
- a CDS encoding von Willebrand factor type A domain-containing protein has product MSYPIPSKLWQRISIAAMLLLIPSVGIAILRQSATVAIPANQTPQSSTPANPIPPNHPDYQSLQALVQKYSCVVSIQNFGTVPITRTEFATILNACVRRSNELIATNPKIVTPADTKTLQRLQSEFAPELATLNNQTDELEARSDLTPAGINRKTQPLPTIAQEEAVNRPVSPKPQAVRIRGTVAPEPQTGRFNTENYNRIDDNPFHLVSNDPLSTFSIDVDTASYSNVRRFITQGELPPKDAVRIEELINYFTYNYPQPKGDTNDGQSQRPFSVTTEVAAAPWNPQHKLVQVGLQGKRLESETLPPSNLVFLIDVSGSMDEPNKLPLVQQSLKLLVNTLRPEDRVSLVVYAGNAGLVLPATPGSQKSKILAAIDRLQAGGSTAGGEGIELAYKIAKQNFINSGNNRVILATDGDFNVGVSSDAELTRLIEQKREQGIFLTVLGFGTGNYKDSKMEQLADKGNGNYAYIDTLLEAKKVLVNDLRGTLFTIAKDVKIQVEFNPAKVQAYRLIGYENRLLQNQDFNDDKKDAGEIGAGHSVTALYEIIPTGVNSDVKLPKVDPLRYQRSGVTQADTVSNELMQLKLRYKLPQDSTSQLITQTIPDDDFSAQREPSTNLRFAAAVATFGMLLRNSEYKGNANYDLAIALATQGKGEDRDGYRGEFIRLVEQSQKLMAKK; this is encoded by the coding sequence ATGTCTTACCCGATTCCATCCAAACTCTGGCAGCGAATCAGTATTGCAGCAATGTTGTTATTGATACCGTCAGTAGGAATTGCAATTTTACGTCAGTCTGCTACGGTTGCGATTCCAGCCAATCAAACTCCTCAAAGTTCGACCCCAGCCAACCCCATTCCACCCAATCACCCTGACTACCAATCACTTCAGGCATTGGTACAAAAGTATAGTTGTGTCGTCTCGATCCAAAACTTTGGTACTGTACCTATAACCCGAACTGAGTTTGCCACCATCTTAAATGCCTGCGTGCGTCGGAGCAATGAACTCATAGCGACTAATCCCAAGATTGTTACCCCAGCAGATACGAAAACCCTGCAACGCTTGCAGTCCGAATTTGCACCGGAGTTAGCAACCCTAAACAATCAGACAGATGAATTGGAGGCTCGTAGCGATCTAACTCCTGCTGGGATTAATCGCAAGACTCAACCCCTACCCACAATTGCTCAAGAGGAAGCTGTTAACCGCCCTGTCAGCCCTAAACCTCAAGCTGTGAGGATTAGAGGAACGGTTGCCCCTGAACCTCAAACTGGTAGATTTAATACAGAAAACTATAACCGGATTGATGACAATCCCTTTCATCTTGTCAGTAACGATCCACTTTCCACATTTTCCATTGATGTAGATACAGCATCCTACAGTAACGTGCGGCGGTTTATTACTCAAGGAGAATTACCGCCTAAGGATGCAGTGCGAATCGAAGAATTGATTAACTACTTTACTTACAATTATCCCCAACCAAAAGGCGATACCAACGACGGGCAGAGCCAACGCCCTTTTTCCGTCACTACAGAAGTTGCTGCTGCTCCCTGGAATCCGCAACACAAGCTTGTACAGGTCGGTTTGCAAGGTAAACGCCTAGAGAGCGAAACTTTACCACCTAGCAACCTAGTATTCCTGATTGATGTTTCCGGTTCTATGGATGAACCCAACAAATTACCCTTGGTGCAACAGTCTCTCAAATTGCTGGTAAATACACTGCGTCCTGAAGACCGGGTAAGTTTGGTAGTCTATGCTGGGAATGCGGGATTGGTGTTACCTGCTACTCCTGGTAGTCAGAAATCAAAAATTTTGGCAGCAATCGATCGCTTGCAGGCTGGAGGTTCCACTGCTGGTGGAGAAGGTATTGAACTCGCCTACAAGATAGCCAAACAAAACTTCATCAATTCTGGTAATAATAGAGTCATTTTAGCTACCGATGGAGATTTTAATGTCGGGGTTTCTAGCGATGCAGAACTGACGCGATTAATTGAACAGAAGCGAGAGCAGGGAATTTTTCTGACAGTATTGGGATTTGGTACTGGCAATTACAAGGACTCAAAAATGGAGCAACTGGCTGATAAGGGTAATGGTAACTACGCTTACATTGATACCCTCTTAGAAGCCAAAAAAGTTTTAGTTAACGATCTCAGAGGAACTTTATTTACTATTGCCAAGGATGTGAAAATCCAGGTGGAATTTAATCCGGCAAAAGTTCAGGCTTATCGCTTGATTGGCTACGAAAACCGCCTGCTGCAAAACCAGGATTTCAATGATGACAAGAAAGATGCAGGAGAGATTGGGGCTGGTCATTCTGTAACAGCACTTTATGAAATCATTCCCACTGGTGTAAATAGCGATGTCAAACTACCAAAAGTAGACCCTTTGCGTTATCAGCGTTCTGGTGTAACTCAAGCAGATACTGTCAGCAATGAGTTAATGCAATTGAAACTGCGATATAAATTGCCCCAAGACAGTACCAGTCAACTAATTACCCAAACCATCCCAGACGATGATTTCAGCGCCCAAAGGGAACCCTCCACAAACCTAAGATTTGCTGCTGCGGTGGCTACTTTTGGGATGTTGCTACGTAACTCTGAGTATAAAGGGAATGCTAATTATGATTTAGCGATCGCATTGGCAACTCAAGGAAAGGGCGAAGACCGGGATGGCTATCGAGGTGAGTTTATTCGCCTGGTAGAGCAATCTCAGAAGTTGATGGCCAAGAAATAA
- a CDS encoding galactose-1-phosphate uridylyltransferase produces MYSHKLLKPDGRQLTLYSRYPIPQDITAPSPSNEPVQANPHLRWHPLRGEWVAYASHRQGRTFMPPPEYNPLAPTSNREFPTELPQGKYDIAVFDNRFPSMKVTAHDPPASIVETLPANGACEVVVFTQDPHASLSSLELAHLELLLQVWGDRTRELGANPQIQYVLPFENKGVEVGVTLHHPHGQIYAYPFIPPVPARMLEMQQQFYEKNQRGLLADLIQKEIADNQRIIYQDEEAIAFVPVCARYPYEVWIAPIQPVASFYDLSAKQRQGLARALKTVTLKYDGLWNRPFPYLMAWFGAPTDGKPHPEAHLHAQFYPPYRTSDRLKYLAGTELAAGMFANDALPEEKAKELEAVAVNH; encoded by the coding sequence ATGTACTCCCACAAGTTGTTAAAGCCAGATGGCCGCCAACTGACTTTATATAGCCGCTATCCAATTCCACAAGACATTACAGCGCCTAGCCCTAGTAATGAGCCAGTGCAAGCAAATCCCCACCTGCGCTGGCACCCCTTACGGGGCGAATGGGTAGCTTACGCCAGTCACCGTCAGGGGCGGACTTTCATGCCGCCTCCAGAATATAACCCCCTCGCACCCACCAGCAATCGGGAGTTTCCCACAGAACTACCCCAAGGGAAGTATGACATAGCTGTGTTCGATAACCGCTTTCCTTCTATGAAAGTAACGGCGCACGATCCACCAGCTAGCATTGTGGAAACTTTACCCGCTAATGGTGCGTGTGAGGTAGTAGTTTTTACTCAAGACCCCCATGCTTCCCTGAGTTCCTTAGAATTAGCTCATCTTGAATTACTGTTGCAAGTGTGGGGCGATCGCACTCGCGAACTCGGCGCAAATCCCCAAATTCAGTACGTGCTGCCCTTTGAAAATAAAGGTGTAGAGGTAGGCGTAACTTTACACCATCCCCACGGGCAAATTTATGCTTATCCTTTTATACCGCCCGTCCCAGCAAGAATGTTGGAGATGCAGCAGCAATTTTATGAGAAAAATCAGCGGGGTTTGTTAGCGGATTTAATTCAAAAAGAGATAGCTGACAACCAAAGAATAATTTATCAGGATGAGGAAGCGATCGCCTTCGTTCCCGTATGTGCGCGTTACCCCTACGAAGTTTGGATTGCGCCTATACAACCAGTAGCCAGCTTTTACGATCTGAGTGCAAAGCAACGTCAGGGATTAGCCAGGGCATTAAAAACCGTCACACTCAAATATGACGGTTTGTGGAATCGTCCATTTCCTTACCTCATGGCTTGGTTTGGTGCGCCTACAGACGGCAAACCTCATCCAGAAGCACATTTACACGCCCAGTTTTATCCACCCTATCGCACCAGCGACAGGCTAAAGTATTTAGCAGGAACCGAACTCGCCGCCGGAATGTTTGCCAACGATGCCTTACCAGAGGAGAAGGCCAAAGAGTTAGAGGCAGTAGCTGTAAATCATTGA
- a CDS encoding glycoside hydrolase family protein, with protein sequence MNLLELTNNAVDLKPHVDNKPSLELIDVAYPRPQLRRISTRDATRSQWQSLNGLWKFAFDDEGKCTQPSNLKQWTHDIEVPYAPESIKSGIGDTGFHTNCWYEREFATPPGEGRLLLHFGAVDYRARVWVNDLYVGEHEGGHTNFTMDITAVLNDSGMTKVTVWAQDDPHDLAKPRGKQDWQLEPHSIWYPRTSGIWQTVWVERVGTTYIDHIRWTPDFERWEIGCYAALAGDTPTEGIQMKMKLTVGDRVLANDTYEVFNGEINRRISLSDPGIDDYRNELLWSPERPTLINAYIQLSYNGQILDEVISYTALRTVSIQRDRFMLNGRPYYLRLVLDQGYWPDSLMTAPDDLALRRDVELTKAMGFNGVRKHQKIEDPRFLYWADVLGLLVWEEMPSAYRFSPKAVERMTHEWTEVIKRDANHPCIVAWVPFNESWGVPNLVETQAHRNYVLAMYHLTKTLDPTRPVIGNDGWESTDTDILAIHDYDTNPLHLAHRYGPEVQLSDLFNRQRPGGRILTLDNFPHQGQPVMLTEFGGIAYAPEEQPDANKAWGYERCWNLSELEIKYTALLESVNNIDMFSGFCYTQLTDTFQEANGLLYGDRTPKIPLETIRAATLSGGLCTPTSC encoded by the coding sequence ATGAATTTGTTGGAGCTAACGAATAACGCAGTTGATTTAAAACCTCATGTCGATAATAAGCCAAGTCTAGAGTTAATTGACGTGGCTTATCCGCGTCCGCAGTTGCGACGGATTTCTACGAGAGATGCTACTCGCTCCCAGTGGCAAAGTCTCAACGGTCTGTGGAAGTTCGCATTTGATGACGAAGGCAAATGCACTCAACCCAGCAACCTGAAGCAATGGACTCATGATATAGAAGTTCCCTATGCCCCCGAATCTATCAAAAGTGGGATTGGTGACACTGGCTTTCACACCAATTGCTGGTATGAGCGAGAATTTGCCACGCCTCCAGGTGAGGGTAGATTATTACTGCACTTTGGCGCTGTAGATTATCGCGCTCGTGTGTGGGTGAACGATCTATATGTTGGCGAGCATGAAGGCGGACACACCAATTTCACTATGGATATTACTGCTGTCTTAAATGACAGCGGGATGACAAAAGTCACAGTCTGGGCGCAGGACGATCCGCACGACCTCGCCAAGCCTCGCGGTAAGCAGGATTGGCAGTTAGAACCCCATAGTATTTGGTATCCTCGCACCAGTGGAATTTGGCAGACAGTCTGGGTGGAACGTGTAGGGACGACTTATATAGATCATATCCGCTGGACTCCCGACTTTGAACGCTGGGAAATTGGTTGTTATGCAGCGCTCGCTGGTGATACTCCGACTGAGGGTATCCAAATGAAGATGAAATTGACTGTGGGCGATCGCGTGTTGGCTAATGATACCTATGAAGTATTCAACGGCGAGATTAACCGCCGGATTTCGCTTTCAGACCCAGGTATCGATGACTACCGTAATGAATTGTTATGGAGTCCGGAGAGACCGACGTTAATTAATGCTTATATTCAGTTGTCGTATAACGGGCAAATATTAGATGAAGTAATATCTTATACTGCATTACGCACAGTGAGTATTCAGCGCGATCGCTTTATGCTCAACGGTCGCCCCTACTATTTGCGCCTAGTTCTCGACCAAGGCTACTGGCCTGATAGCCTGATGACTGCACCCGACGATTTGGCGTTGCGGCGAGATGTAGAACTGACAAAAGCAATGGGTTTCAACGGAGTCCGCAAGCACCAAAAAATTGAAGACCCGCGCTTTTTATATTGGGCAGACGTGCTGGGATTGTTAGTATGGGAGGAGATGCCAAGCGCTTATCGCTTCTCCCCGAAAGCAGTGGAACGCATGACCCATGAGTGGACGGAAGTTATCAAGCGTGATGCCAATCACCCGTGTATTGTAGCTTGGGTGCCATTTAATGAGTCTTGGGGAGTGCCAAATCTAGTTGAGACACAGGCTCACCGGAACTATGTTTTGGCTATGTATCACTTAACCAAGACCCTTGACCCAACTCGCCCAGTGATTGGTAACGATGGCTGGGAAAGTACGGATACTGATATTCTTGCCATCCATGACTATGACACCAATCCCCTGCATTTAGCTCATCGCTATGGGCCAGAAGTACAGCTATCAGATTTATTTAATCGTCAGCGTCCCGGAGGGCGAATCCTCACTTTGGACAACTTTCCTCATCAGGGACAACCAGTAATGCTGACCGAGTTTGGTGGAATTGCCTATGCGCCAGAAGAACAGCCTGATGCTAACAAAGCCTGGGGATACGAGCGTTGCTGGAATCTCTCGGAATTAGAAATTAAATACACTGCTTTGCTGGAAAGTGTGAATAACATCGATATGTTCAGCGGTTTTTGTTACACACAATTGACCGATACCTTCCAAGAAGCTAACGGGTTATTGTACGGCGATCGCACACCGAAAATTCCACTGGAGACGATACGCGCTGCCACCCTTTCTGGAGGATTATGTACTCCCACAAGTTGTTAA